The genomic region ATTCTGCAGTTTTGCTGTTCTTCCTCAGAATCACACCACATTCACTGTTCTGATAACAAGAAACTCACCTGTGATATTCATTAGCGATCCAATGGAATAAGGCATAGGCCTCATTGAATGTCAGGCTGTAATCTTCCAGGATGCCACTTAAGTGCAAAGAGACGGCCTTGTGGAACGCTCCCGTATATGTATCACATACGTTATAATCCTGGGGGTAGCATTTATGTACCTGAAGCTTGACTTTCAACAAATCTTCTTTTATGGCAGTTCTGAGAAACCCTAAGTGTAGAGAGAGCCAAGATGGGTTTCCCTCCTTCAAGGGCATCTGCACTTTACAGACCCTTTCGTTGGCGCTTTGATTGACAGCTTCCTTCCAGAGCCCTCTCCAGTTCCTGGCAGAGCTGAGGGATACCGGTCCAAAGGAGCCGGTGGCCTTTGAGGCCTCGGGGTGAgctttcttttcctcttcaaTTAAAGTCACCAGAGAAGTCAATGCCTTTTCATCAACGCTAGGCAGATCCAACGTTTCTTGCACCATTTGCTGGATGGCTTTCGAAATATGATCATACAGCAAGTCAACATCCTTAGCCCTCACACTGTATTCCTTGGGGTTATCTTcatatttcttgccatttctttcAGCCATAAGCTCCGTTTCCAAATCCCTGATGTTTTCAATTGCCTTTAAAAGTTCCCTTGTCTGAAtaagtttatttatttccattactacaggggcaggggaggggaggggagagaaagagaccGTGAAAAAGGGTCATGACAAGTTTGCCCGCTCTCAGCAGTGTGGTTTGGAACAGTTCCCTAGAGGGACACAGGCGGCAACTGTTTGGCTttctaaaattattattattagacttctattctgccctccccgccaggtgggctcagggcggatcacatcatttaaaacacaataaaaacgtAATTTCATACAGTTATacccaaaaacattaaaacactataacAGTTCTAACATCGATTTGTTAACAATACTAATATAATTTCCCAAGATGGCGGCAGTTCCTACTCAGCTACTTATTTGGCCTCACTTTGGGTGTAATAGGCAGCAGCTGATATAATAACCAAGCAATTGAACAAGGAATTGAAACAGGCAGTTGAAAAAGGGTGGTGGACAGACTACAGGGAGGTTTTGTCGTCCACTTCCTCCTTCTATAAGGCCAGTGGAATGAATGGTCTGATTTTTCCCTCTTTTACATGTTTTTTTCCACATTCCTCTATGAGAGTCATTCTGGTTACAAAGTAAGAATGACATAGTTTATTTGTTAATTTGGTTTAAGGCAGCGTCTCAAGCCTAAACAACTCCAGTCACAAAGTGCCACAAGCCACGCAGCTGTCTTCTGCTCTCATTTGCTGTTCCCTGAAAAGAAACCTTAACGTGACATCCAATTTTCTCCCTTTCCTGCTATCTCTAAATTTCTTCACATGAATTTAGGTCCTGCCAAGGATCCCCAGGTGTGTATTTCGGGttgatccagactaaattggcaatgtCCACCAATTCCCAGTGCAGAACATTTctattccactgatggaaaactTAGTCTAGATCCAGCCTTTTAGTTGCAAAAAGCACCTGCAGAAGGGGCCAATATGGAACTGGGATCATAGCTTTGGGGAGGAGGACGTTTACACCCTGTGCCATTTCTCCAAGTGAAATTGTCCTTCCCACCCAGCTGCTTTAATctcggcagccatttgaggggcgggaaggctgttttcggcctcctctgctgccctgcggccccatgcagcagcagaagaagccaAAAGGGGCCTTCCtgtccctcacaggaggagggggaagatgccgcaggcccgcagggcaaggtaagtgtggatcctccctgccgcctgccagctgatagtttaaagggacttgccacttgcaagcggcaggaaaagtttaaactgGCTGAGTTTAAAACTGGCTGAgcggcgctgagggcaatctcaactcccctctgtctggagatcagggggcggggccaccagccatgtgaccattttctccgagggcaacccactgagttccgccacctcttttcccagaaaaaaagccctgatccaacCTATATAATTATATGAATATTAAGTGTGTCTGTATATGTGTACACAAACGCACACAGAGAGGTGTGAATTAGGGCACTATCACATAGCGTTTGGGTTCCTTGTTCTTTTTACAGGCCCATAATCTGTGCATCTTGTTGATGCAGCCTCCTGAGCTGCCACGAAATTCTGTCTTGGGAATGTTCTGCCTTACAGGTATGATACAAAACCTTTTGTTAAGTTGTAGATATGGCATAATATATTCTAAGAGCTCTCTGTCAGAAGGGTCCCTAGTTTCTCCTCAGAAGCTGGAATTCTTCCTATCAAAGAAAATGTCTGGGTTACCCTACCTATTATTTTTCGTTCTTTgcagacctttttttaaaaatgaagccaGGGTCCTTGCAAGCTGACCAGTTAGCTGCATATTAGGCTATGGCTGGATCCAAATTTCCCCTTCTGAAAGGGGAAAGACATTTCAACCCACACAGTTAGAGAGGAAATGCCCATCAGCTACATGCTCCCATTGCATCACTTCCCTTGCTATTTCTGAGGGGCCTCAATCCTCaatatatttatattgtttttgttgttatctctactactattactactactactactaccagggctttttttcaactggaacgtggtggaatggagttccggaacctcttgaaaatggtcacgtggctggtggccccaccccctgatctcccctctgtctggagatcagggggcggggccaccagccatgtgaccattttctctgagggcaacccattgagttccaccacctcttttcccagaaaaaaccccgGACTACTACTATTAATATTACTATTCATAATAGTAATATCATTATTtatataataaaattattttaacaacaataataagCATTATTGAAATAGTTATACCCCCACCTTTCCCATCACCAAATGATGGCTGTGTATGTTTATAAGCCTGTGACGCTCCTCGTTTCTGCACCTCTTACTTTTTATATGGATAATATTAAATTTCCCCTCCTAAAGTGAGTGACCTCAATTAATTTTCCCATTCTCTTTTCAAAAGACAACCAAACCAAGCAGATAAAATGAGAGTAATGAAAAACTGAATTTTAGCAAAATAGACACTTGAGACACTTACTAACTTCTGTAGTGAAACAGCGTGTCTACTTATTGTAGGTTATGACAGTCTGTATAGTTTTCTAATCACAAACTCCCTGCATGGGACTGTCGTCAAGAGATAATGCAAGATTTAGGATTGTAAGCGAAACTGGCTTCTTGAAAATGTAAACTAAGTGTGCATAAATTTAGTACTTTGTCAACAATGGATGGGTGATTACTTCAAACCCAGGAGTTCAGGTAGAGTAGCAACTTTATAAAGGGCACTATTAacgtctggagttctcccagaattacaacagacgACAtcgatcagttccgctggagaaaatggctgctttggagggcggactgtaTGGTGTTGTTATAGTCTGTggaggttcttcccctccccaggctccacccccaaatctctagaaatttcccaagccagaactggcaaccctagcaatgcTTCATATAAATAATTTGTCAGGTGTGTTATCAAGACCATTTAGAGCTCTTGGAACATTCTGGAAATGAATGGAAATTATTGTTATTGACTTACTTTATAGTTAAGGCACCATTCCTTAACCCCTATTTCACCATTTTGATTTGGtttaggaatagggttgccaggtccccttaccattcCAACAGGAGGGGCATGTGTGTTGACCTGGCACTTAACTTTCCGGTTGTATGTGCTCCCTGACagggcacttctggaagtgatgtcatcgcgctgggTAGTGTGGGCAGTGGGCATCTGCCAGGcacaatgacaccacttccagaagtgatattatcatGGCCGGTGGAAGTGTGCCAGCtgggtgctggcctgggaggGTCTTTGCCTCCTGAGCCTGTTCCCtggccctttcccccctgccagccagctgagtggtggcagggggcagaggctgggagtaggggatcccctgcccccaccaggggacccggaacatcgcacgaAAAATGCGGAAGAAcacattttctcgcgtgagatttgcgtgacgtcgtgcaaatttcacatgagaaaacgtgatcttcagcattttttgtgcgatgttccgggtcgttctgagggaaggtaagccatgtggaaatggccatggcctGTGCTAGGAGCTGGCCCCATGTGGAAGTAATTGCATAACCAATTCCAGGCACCTAGCATTGCATAGTTAAGAAACCAGCACCAAACTAGCGAAAGCATTGAGTAACGGCACCTTCAATGCTTACCAGGCAGGAGTTCTTTTTTAATACAATGGCCTTCAAGCCCTCCACTTTGCTCTGAAGtacttctgttttctttctgggCACGTACCCGATCTTCTATCCATTTGAAACCTCTGCTTGCAAATCGTTTGCTGTTTCTGAGGATCCCAGGCTCTTTTGTTGCGATCTCTTCAGTGGACGTGAGACGTGGAGCGAGAGACTTATTGGGGCTGCtggtcttcttttctccttcattaTTCAAAGGTGGAGAATTTAACTGGGCCACACCATCGCTGTCTTCACTCTCTGTGCATTTCTCCAGAGACCCAgaagggctctttttatgttcttatgatagAAAGATTTATAAAAGTATGAGTGGTATGGAAAGAGACATTTCCTCCCTCCTAATAAAAGGGTCATCCAGGGAAAGTGATCCACTGGCCGTAGGTATGGAATGGACAGGAGCTAGTtttaattcacacacacacacaattcttgtGTGGAATTCACTGATACTGAATGTGGTAATAACCACAAGCTTGGGGCCAATTCAGACAAGTCACAGGGATTGGTTGTTAAAAATAGCCGCTGAATGGGACCCCCATTTAGGGCTGTTAAACGGGAGAGTGAGGGACTGGTATGTTGCCCCAGAGGAGAAATATTGCCTTCACTGaggcatttcaggtcaggaaaacagaacTGGAGGGaaggctcccccaccccccagcaccaCAGCCCCAATCTATCTTGGGTTCCCATGTGCCTTTTTATAAAAAATCTGTAAGATATATAATGGAATTCCCAGAGTGTTCTCTGGCATGGCCcttagctgtctttttaaaagcttagtcAGAATCATAAAGGATGGGGTAAACAACTGCTATCAGCTACACAACTCCTGTGCTTACAGGCAATATGGCTAGAGATATCAGCCCGTATCCGACCACTGCACCCAGCAGAGTTGTGAAGCTCCATTTCCAGGCCCAGGTACCTAGCTTTGCAAAGCCAAGAAAATTAGCTCAAAACCCAGCAAAGGCCCCATTTTAAAATCTTACCAGACACTGGTTCACTTTTAATACTATTGTCTCCAAACTCCCCACTTTCTTTTGAAACACTGCTATCTTCTTTACTAGCATGCCCACGATCTTCTATCTGTTTAAAGCTTCTCTTTGGGAACCATTTGCTGGATCGAAGGATTCCAGAGTCCTTTCTTGATATTTTTTTGAAGGATTTCGAGAACTCCCCGCTGAAGCTCAGTATTCTACTAAAAGCCTTATTAGGGCTTTTGgtctccttttctctttcattaTTCAGAGGTGGAGAACATAGCTGGTCTGCACAATAGCTGTCTTCACTCTCTGGGCATTTCTCTGGAGACCACGATTCTGACGGAGACTCCATTTGGATATCGGCCTCCTGCgttccccctttgctgtcatccATGATAGCTTTATCGAACGTGACTGTCAGACGGTCTGAGGTGGTGACTATGATTactagaaaaaaaatcaacagctgggctgagagatagtgaCTTGCCCAAGCTAAAAAGGATCAAATAGGAAATGTGAAAGAGGTAGGCTTGTCAACCATCCAAGTGGGTGTGTTGGATAAGCCCCAGCACATCTGTCATGGTTGTGTTTGATTCCTATTTCAGTGATGTTCTGTTCTTATTGCCTGTGTTCTGTGTATTATCCTCTGAGAGTATACAAAGGTACCCCTGAGCTGGGAGAGAACGCTTAATTGCTTGTCTTACAGATGTTTTAGTAATAGTCCCCGGCCTGGGAGAGTGACCTTGGAGCgtagcagagactgcaccaactgTCTGAAAAAGACCTAAAGACAGTGAGATGTTTATGCTTTCTTCCCTGTGTTCTCACACTTTGCGCACTCAAACTCTAACAGACTTTCCTACACTATTGGGGGTGGGGTTTTGATCTATAATTCCCTTAGCTTTAGTTACTAGCCTCATTCCAGCCAATAACCCTGTACagctatcttgatactggtatactCATCAATAAAGTAAGTGCTTTGGGATACCTAGCAAGACCTgacagtggggcctggagatctcccaaaattacaactgatctccaaactacagaaatcagttcctctggagaaacagCTCCATTGGAGagtagagtctatggcattataccctactgaggtccctcccctccccaaactctgccatccccagacttcacccccaaatcttcaggaatgtcacaacccagagttggcaaccctagtgcaagcAGGACTGCTTACTCCCATATGGACCTCCCTGTCCTCTGAAGTCATCTTATGAGGCCATCCTTCAGGAGCCCCGTACCATCTGAGACTAAATGGGTCAAGAGGACTCATGAGAAAAGATTTTCTCTGTGGtgatgccaaaactttggaattgcCTCCTCAGGGAGTGTTATTTGTCTATCATTGCCTTCTGCCCACAGGCGACGACttttttggcattccctcactaactcttacTAGCCCTCCTCGTTTGTGTCTTTATATatgtttatgtgtttatattctttatatataaatatatataagcattttaaatgctgttttaatatttCAAGTGTTATAATGTTTCAGTATACACTGCCTTGAGAACCTGTCCCTGAGTTGGGTAGAAAGGTAGCCctcaaatgttttaaacaaagtaaaataaataagacaGAAAGCTGAATGAGAGCTGAACCTAAGTtctagttcagcactctaactgctacatagGCTCCCTGCATTTCGAACAGGCCTTGCCTATCCAGAGGCTTCATGTTGCCTCCCAATGGCCCATATCGAGACAGACCAGATAGACATAAAGATTCAACAGAGGTGTATCATCAAGTGTTACTCAATAGACAGATTTCAGTATGAGAAGCAGAAAAGCTTTTCAAATGGCAGTTGACCATGTGATAGGGCCTTACCCTGTAAAAGATGCCAGGGCAGACTTTCTTTATGGTCTGAATAGGTGTGGAATACTACTCGCTGCTATTCCCTGCTTGCAGCTTCATCAAACCCAGCTATTCCTTCTTCCCAGGATGGTGCTCCCTGTATTGATAAGAGCAGGGCCTAGCAGTTATCTCTGTTGATTTTTTTCCCAGGTAAAGTCATATTTATAGATCAATATGTGTTTGTTGTTCCATGTTTTGTTATTTCAGTAATTTCAATGCTTAACTGCTGGAAGCTTGAGGTGTGGGGAAATGGACGGGTACCAACATTGTGTGTGCTGAGACAATACTTccagaattgctggaaactctatggtaaaaccatagagtttccagttctTCCTAGACTAatgtcatgtcacttccagattttccctgaaagtgatgtcacgctGCATGCACCACTtgtgtttaacttttctttctcctgctgctgcttgaagAAACAACATGCAACGAGGGTTGCTGGTTGGAGGTCTCCTGCCACATTGGGGATC from Eublepharis macularius isolate TG4126 chromosome 2, MPM_Emac_v1.0, whole genome shotgun sequence harbors:
- the EXOC3L4 gene encoding exocyst complex component 3-like protein 4, which encodes MDDSKGGTQEADIQMESPSESWSPEKCPESEDSYCADQLCSPPLNNEREKETKSPNKAFSRILSFSGEFSKSFKKISRKDSGILRSSKWFPKRSFKQIEDRGHASKEDSSVSKESGEFGDNSIKSEPVSEHKKSPSGSLEKCTESEDSDGVAQLNSPPLNNEGEKKTSSPNKSLAPRLTSTEEIATKEPGILRNSKRFASRGFKWIEDRVRAQKENRSTSEQSGGLEGHCIKKELLPVMEINKLIQTRELLKAIENIRDLETELMAERNGKKYEDNPKEYSVRAKDVDLLYDHISKAIQQMVQETLDLPSVDEKALTSLVTLIEEEKKAHPEASKATGSFGPVSLSSARNWRGLWKEAVNQSANERVCKVQMPLKEGNPSWLSLHLGFLRTAIKEDLLKVKLQVHKCYPQDYNVCDTYTGAFHKAVSLHLSGILEDYSLTFNEAYALFHWIANEYHSEKCLGHPDLKPEIKTEDLPNLLSPEALDKLENDYLNSVKEKTKICLDNILKLQTKRKWDSEVQPEALQSQQYSLLALDIQTMIGQHVKASGCISNSLETATLEVSLKEVMEFVPRFEKAFLEWDKENNHPQFVERMVTYVNDFHDLLTGLEKNFSVSCQELEKSLNDMVRSYQKHFLHKLRLQTQPMFKNILSQQWILRGGTFDSFIMKVLSVTEEFSKPLTHLQEPIHKDFLNEIHKYVVKEYIVQILKSGGKRRRRKREEISKLMKQEATIIDNTMKDLGSSSDWLFPAIPHIADIIGEKKKRKVKDYLKDLTQDYPDIRREHILSLLALRGWWWNQRQSMADQIDGLSDGLETGSNRTLFAEIELPNTVQCF